ACACGATGTCGTTCTCGCCCTGGAATTTCCGTCGTCGTATGAGGGCTTTTACCCGTGCATTGAGTTCGGGCAGGTAGAAGGGTTTCGGCAGGTAGTCGTCGGCGCCCAGGTCAAGGCCGGCGATTTTATCGTCTAACGAGTCTTTGGCGGAAATGATGATGACGCCTGCGGGTGATTTCCGGTTTTTGATATCGCGAATCAGGTCAAGGCCCGATCCGTGTGGCAGGGTGATATCGACCAGGATGCAGTCGTATTCATACTCCGCTATTTTCTGCGCAGCCCGGACGTAGTCAGTGGCCTCTTCGACGATATTTCCTTCCGTTTCGAAATATTGGCGTATGCTGTCGCGAAGTCCGGGTTCGTCTTCTACTACAAGTATCTTCATTTGGGTTGGTTCATGTAGGGTTGGCGCGCAAAGATGGCATCCGATTCTATCGCAATCCTGTAGCGGTTTACCGCATTTTTTGGCAGGGCTTTTTTCATCCTCTTAAATTTCCATTTTTTTCTACAGAATTGAAATAGATTCTGCGAATAGTTTTGTAGAGAAATTTAAAATAGATGAAAACTCGCCTATCTTTCTTGTTAATTCTTTGCATGTCTTTTAGCACATGGGCGCAACAAACTACGGTTTTCGATGTGGCCCGCAAGGGAACGCT
This genomic interval from Flavobacterium sp. HJ-32-4 contains the following:
- a CDS encoding response regulator transcription factor, with the translated sequence MKILVVEDEPGLRDSIRQYFETEGNIVEEATDYVRAAQKIAEYEYDCILVDITLPHGSGLDLIRDIKNRKSPAGVIIISAKDSLDDKIAGLDLGADDYLPKPFYLPELNARVKALIRRRKFQGENDIVFNEITVVPAERTVMVHHKNITLTGKEYELLMYFIANKNRVLSKSSLAEHIWGDYADGLDNFDFLYNHVKNLRKKLLQQGCTDYIHTVYGLGYTFKATE